One Sodalinema gerasimenkoae IPPAS B-353 DNA segment encodes these proteins:
- a CDS encoding GNAT family N-acetyltransferase, with translation MTLSSAWQHPDDFNPCASTFPLKTRRTLLKPFTHNDLPHLSQLYSKPEVMQFLGGVKSESQTREILQDYISQAETPICPLAIFTHDGQFIGRSGLRRSRSHEVLQLYRPNGESIPHRLNRLIQVGYVIDVPFQKQGLATEVTKTVLQWGLQQLQLPEIVALIHPDNYGSVRIARDKSGMNLEGCFLWNGLPWQFFRRG, from the coding sequence ATGACTCTATCCTCCGCCTGGCAGCATCCAGACGACTTCAATCCCTGTGCCTCGACGTTTCCCCTGAAAACTCGGCGCACTCTCCTCAAACCGTTTACCCACAACGATTTGCCCCATTTAAGCCAACTGTACAGCAAGCCGGAGGTGATGCAATTTCTGGGGGGCGTGAAATCCGAATCGCAAACGCGAGAGATTCTGCAAGACTACATCAGCCAAGCAGAAACTCCCATCTGTCCCCTGGCTATCTTCACCCATGACGGCCAATTCATTGGACGCTCAGGCTTACGTCGTTCCCGCAGCCATGAGGTTTTGCAACTCTATCGGCCCAATGGGGAGAGCATCCCCCATCGACTCAACCGACTCATTCAAGTCGGCTATGTCATTGATGTACCCTTCCAAAAGCAAGGACTCGCCACTGAAGTCACCAAAACGGTCTTGCAATGGGGACTTCAACAGTTGCAACTCCCCGAAATCGTCGCCCTGATTCACCCTGATAACTACGGTTCTGTCCGCATTGCACGGGACAAATCGGGGATGAACCTAGAGGGCTGTTTCCTCTGGAATGGACTCCCCTGGCAGTTCTTCCGTCGGGGTTGA
- a CDS encoding AAA-like domain-containing protein, with protein MNAQTFQQHLQALKAESPKTYELLGEFLGNGGDFEQTAKTQGVAIGTARKHLSNVYRKFEIEGRKQKKQRLVALFSQYQPDWVNPEKRLNRVERLTGIVPLNSPFYTERSEDEIIKQAFRSCQNDERLVFCRLRSARGLGKSSLLVRLQNFLEQELHHRVGWVDLAQGTLGNLDDFPNLIKFFTRSVAREFASALPAQHQPLEDLQDHWREELAPGINCMDYLEQQVFQPIKALDPPQPLTLIIDGIDSLLGKRAVQGPFLDWLRSWNERKMKRVSQDPVVWSNVVIAYSTEPYAAYEMAGSPLDNVGLPIELTEFDQSQVQTLIKLYGLPWHNNEGQVKILMDWIGGHPELLNRALYAMRTENRTLENFLKSVTQPGSEFNTYLQEYLKLLQEHPALKSCLINILNGKPAQDEFAIFQLDKCGLIDVHGSDNKPQPRFKLYEEYFKRALKINTDS; from the coding sequence ATGAACGCTCAAACCTTTCAACAGCACTTACAGGCGCTAAAAGCAGAAAGCCCAAAGACCTACGAGCTTTTAGGAGAGTTTCTGGGTAATGGCGGCGATTTTGAGCAAACAGCGAAGACTCAGGGGGTTGCAATAGGAACCGCTCGTAAGCACCTGTCCAATGTCTACAGAAAGTTCGAAATTGAGGGTCGTAAACAAAAGAAACAACGTTTAGTGGCACTGTTTAGCCAGTACCAACCGGATTGGGTCAACCCAGAGAAGCGCCTGAATCGGGTTGAGCGACTCACGGGTATTGTCCCTCTGAACTCTCCCTTCTATACTGAGCGCAGTGAGGATGAGATCATCAAACAGGCATTTCGGAGTTGCCAAAATGATGAGCGTCTCGTCTTCTGCCGTCTCCGCAGCGCCCGAGGTTTGGGTAAGTCCTCCTTGTTAGTCAGACTGCAAAATTTCCTGGAACAGGAGTTACACCATCGCGTTGGCTGGGTGGATTTGGCACAAGGGACTCTGGGAAATCTGGATGACTTCCCCAATCTCATCAAGTTCTTTACCCGTAGTGTAGCCCGAGAGTTCGCCTCCGCTTTACCCGCTCAGCATCAACCTTTAGAAGATTTACAAGACCATTGGCGAGAGGAGTTGGCTCCAGGAATCAACTGCATGGACTACCTGGAGCAACAGGTCTTTCAACCAATCAAAGCCTTAGACCCCCCCCAACCCTTGACCCTCATCATTGATGGCATTGACTCTCTCTTGGGGAAGCGAGCGGTTCAGGGACCCTTTTTAGATTGGCTGCGATCCTGGAATGAACGCAAAATGAAACGGGTGAGTCAGGACCCGGTGGTCTGGTCTAATGTCGTGATTGCCTATTCCACAGAACCCTATGCCGCCTATGAGATGGCGGGATCTCCCCTTGATAATGTGGGCCTACCCATTGAACTAACAGAGTTTGATCAGTCACAAGTTCAGACGTTAATCAAACTCTATGGTTTACCCTGGCATAACAATGAGGGGCAAGTAAAAATACTGATGGACTGGATTGGCGGTCATCCTGAACTCCTCAATCGAGCGCTTTACGCCATGCGGACGGAGAATCGGACTTTAGAGAATTTTCTAAAATCAGTAACCCAGCCCGGGAGTGAATTTAATACTTATCTGCAAGAGTATTTGAAACTCCTTCAGGAACACCCTGCTCTCAAATCTTGCCTGATCAACATCCTCAATGGAAAACCTGCTCAAGATGAGTTTGCTATTTTTCAACTCGATAAGTGTGGCTTAATTGATGTTCATGGCAGCGATAACAAACCCCAACCTCGCTTTAAATTGTATGAGGAGTATTTTAAACGTGCCCTCAAGATTAATACGGATAGTTAA
- a CDS encoding AAA-like domain-containing protein has product MDTYYQGVHGGTLPLEAATYVTREADEEVYKFCHSRSNVAHVLAARQMGKSSLMVRVANRLERDGMISVQVNLQQLGLEQNGSPEQLYPSLLWEIEKSLQPQLGHSIRQELKAFLAEVPMEVAPGLRFREGLQFLLTEALEESQTLVIFLDEIQQLIYWNLQNSFLGFLKAIAGDPIFAQVKFVVLGVARPPDILTDSQFAFNAAYPVELKGLSGDCSPLLKGLQDVSEDPQSVLQEILSWTGGKPFLTQLLCDFAAQKLRNVQPDKLPQEIEHLVNTHLVEDWRKRDRQSHFQEIERWFKNGYTGVQDRKKTIKLYSNLLKRRKPEPFSHCPEDFSLIVSGLAEKRDGMLVIANRIYEQVFDLDWIETTTAYLRTLEGEFMTSDKVFNRDVYILIDQSATMDKTDLGKPDSRWKLLAENVQGDVNNLMRDRKGRKVCSQLVAYLFSRDREGQQFVIGENPDMKASVFEGHPDSNTFIGKTFAACIQDWKQKPQTEANKNGAFILIYTDGMLDDRPTFEKQVRQLADELDNEEYLKIIMIGVGDDVRSNVEPFLNLDFNLSQKKNNIFVFDLVDEMEDIMDLLDRQLSKDPAQTVPKWVQRDHPDWYQQYQEFQRNKNKS; this is encoded by the coding sequence ATGGATACTTACTATCAAGGTGTTCATGGTGGAACCCTGCCTCTGGAAGCGGCCACCTATGTTACACGGGAGGCAGATGAGGAGGTATATAAATTTTGTCATTCCCGCTCCAATGTCGCCCATGTCTTAGCGGCGCGACAGATGGGAAAGTCCAGCCTTATGGTGCGGGTGGCTAACCGTCTGGAGCGGGATGGTATGATTTCTGTCCAGGTCAATCTCCAGCAGTTGGGTTTAGAGCAAAATGGAAGTCCTGAGCAGCTCTATCCGAGCTTGCTTTGGGAGATTGAAAAGTCCTTGCAACCTCAGTTAGGACACTCAATTCGTCAGGAACTTAAAGCTTTTCTAGCTGAAGTTCCTATGGAAGTTGCTCCGGGACTAAGATTTCGCGAGGGGTTACAGTTTTTACTAACTGAAGCGCTGGAAGAGTCTCAAACCCTGGTGATTTTCCTGGATGAGATTCAACAACTGATTTATTGGAACTTGCAAAATAGCTTTCTCGGCTTCCTGAAGGCGATCGCCGGTGACCCAATTTTTGCACAAGTGAAGTTTGTGGTGTTGGGGGTGGCCCGTCCCCCAGATATCCTCACGGACAGTCAATTTGCCTTCAATGCGGCTTATCCCGTGGAACTGAAGGGGTTAAGTGGCGACTGTTCTCCCCTATTGAAGGGGTTACAGGATGTCAGTGAAGATCCCCAATCCGTTCTGCAAGAAATTTTAAGTTGGACTGGGGGAAAACCGTTTCTGACTCAGTTGCTCTGTGATTTCGCTGCGCAAAAACTCCGGAATGTCCAGCCAGACAAGCTTCCACAGGAAATTGAACATTTAGTCAACACTCATTTAGTGGAGGATTGGCGGAAACGCGATCGCCAGTCCCACTTCCAAGAAATTGAACGCTGGTTTAAGAATGGCTACACTGGGGTGCAAGATCGCAAAAAAACCATTAAACTATACTCAAACCTGCTCAAGCGGCGCAAGCCAGAGCCATTCAGTCACTGTCCTGAAGATTTTAGCCTCATCGTCTCTGGTTTGGCTGAAAAACGGGATGGAATGTTGGTGATTGCCAACCGGATTTACGAACAGGTTTTCGATTTAGACTGGATCGAGACGACTACTGCTTATCTTAGAACCCTGGAGGGTGAGTTTATGACGAGTGATAAAGTGTTTAACCGTGATGTTTATATCCTGATTGACCAAAGTGCCACGATGGATAAGACCGATCTAGGAAAGCCAGACAGTCGCTGGAAACTCCTGGCAGAAAATGTACAAGGGGATGTCAATAACTTGATGCGTGATCGCAAGGGTCGCAAAGTCTGTAGCCAATTAGTTGCGTATCTCTTCAGCCGTGATCGCGAGGGTCAGCAGTTTGTTATTGGTGAAAACCCAGATATGAAAGCAAGTGTTTTTGAAGGCCATCCCGATAGTAACACCTTCATTGGCAAAACTTTTGCAGCCTGCATCCAAGACTGGAAGCAAAAACCCCAAACAGAAGCCAATAAAAATGGAGCGTTTATCCTAATTTATACGGATGGTATGTTGGACGACCGACCCACCTTTGAGAAGCAAGTTCGTCAGCTTGCAGATGAATTGGATAATGAGGAATACCTCAAAATTATTATGATTGGCGTGGGTGATGATGTCAGAAGTAATGTTGAACCCTTCTTGAATTTAGACTTTAATCTCTCCCAAAAGAAGAACAACATTTTTGTGTTTGATTTGGTTGATGAAATGGAGGATATCATGGATCTGCTTGATCGCCAACTCTCAAAAGACCCCGCCCAAACCGTTCCCAAGTGGGTGCAGCGAGATCACCCAGACTGGTATCAACAGTACCAGGAATTTCAACGGAATAAGAATAAGTCTTAA
- a CDS encoding cytochrome b6-f complex subunit PetN has protein sequence MDILSAGWAGLLATFTFSIALVVWGRRGF, from the coding sequence ATGGATATTTTGAGTGCTGGCTGGGCGGGACTTCTCGCGACCTTTACCTTCTCGATCGCGTTGGTCGTTTGGGGCCGTCGCGGCTTCTAG
- the dndE gene encoding DNA sulfur modification protein DndE, giving the protein MEPPIERVRLSQTAKDQLTKLKRQTRIDRWNVLCRWALCRSLAEPSPPSPVKLVTDSNVEMTWRVFAGDDGDAYAIALKQRCHQDNLPLDSETLAQQFLLHLHRGIGYLAGDPRIKQIEDLLSSLTG; this is encoded by the coding sequence ATCGAACCTCCTATTGAACGGGTGCGACTCTCTCAAACCGCCAAAGACCAATTGACGAAACTCAAACGTCAAACCCGCATTGATCGTTGGAATGTTCTCTGTCGTTGGGCCTTGTGCCGCTCCCTGGCTGAACCGAGTCCCCCCTCCCCGGTTAAACTGGTCACCGATAGCAATGTGGAGATGACCTGGCGTGTCTTTGCTGGGGATGATGGGGATGCCTATGCGATCGCCCTCAAACAACGCTGTCATCAGGATAACCTCCCCCTGGACTCCGAGACCCTGGCTCAGCAATTTCTGCTGCATCTCCATCGCGGCATTGGCTATCTCGCCGGCGATCCTCGTATCAAGCAGATTGAAGATTTGCTGAGTTCCCTAACGGGTTAA
- a CDS encoding DUF1499 domain-containing protein: MFQNLFKLAISTFLSLIFCLVITPGLVAEAAPLQELGPQNFPLASIFHFSGSRPDNLGVTSGQLAPCPESPNCVSSQSSDLDHQTAPLAIEDSPTQAIQRLQEIIKSQDNAQMITAEPDYLYAEFTSKIMGFVDDVEFWADPANDVIQVRSASRLGESDLGVNRQRIEAIRSEFASSSS; the protein is encoded by the coding sequence ATGTTTCAAAACCTCTTCAAGCTAGCCATCTCTACGTTTTTGAGTCTTATCTTTTGCCTAGTCATCACCCCCGGACTCGTGGCCGAAGCCGCTCCCCTTCAGGAATTAGGGCCTCAAAACTTCCCCCTAGCGAGTATCTTCCACTTCTCCGGCTCCCGTCCCGATAACCTGGGAGTCACCTCAGGACAACTCGCCCCTTGTCCTGAGTCACCCAACTGTGTCTCCAGTCAAAGTTCAGACCTCGACCACCAAACCGCCCCCCTAGCCATCGAAGACAGTCCCACCCAAGCCATCCAACGCTTGCAAGAGATTATTAAGAGTCAAGACAACGCTCAGATGATCACCGCCGAACCGGATTATCTCTATGCGGAATTTACTTCGAAAATCATGGGATTTGTCGATGACGTTGAATTTTGGGCCGATCCCGCCAATGATGTGATTCAAGTTCGCTCTGCCTCCCGCCTTGGAGAGTCTGACTTAGGGGTTAACCGTCAGCGTATTGAGGCCATTCGCTCAGAATTTGCCTCCTCGTCGAGTTAA
- a CDS encoding GDSL-type esterase/lipase family protein, translated as MNPLSLALMLGTLPLLAQVMPPSLPHLLSGEAVVSEAGTAPTPPEIAIARRVPNTTAQLYQQRLAALDAGRLYTRLPRHSFQEVWETARENPTYEQWTALLWEEAKATAAGQADNRLCVTIGDSLTQWLPPGIFVGDRLWLNQGISGDNTARIRRRIGLLEGTRPSTIFLMAGVNDLIAGRSVQEVLFNQQDIIHQLRSRYPQAQVVVQSILPTDHQAVSNEDIRAVNRELAQIARRQGAVFLDLYPHFSDEVGRMRGEFSTDGIHLSDRGYELWQTFLQQMEDQLARDPSALNRI; from the coding sequence ATGAATCCCCTCTCTCTTGCTTTAATGTTGGGGACCCTGCCCCTTCTCGCTCAGGTGATGCCCCCCTCGCTGCCGCATCTTCTCAGTGGTGAGGCGGTGGTGTCCGAGGCGGGAACTGCCCCAACTCCCCCGGAGATAGCGATCGCCCGCCGGGTTCCCAACACGACGGCTCAACTCTATCAACAGCGGTTGGCGGCCCTGGATGCGGGACGACTCTATACTCGCTTACCCCGTCACAGTTTCCAGGAGGTTTGGGAAACGGCTCGGGAGAATCCCACCTATGAGCAATGGACGGCCCTCCTTTGGGAAGAAGCGAAGGCCACCGCAGCGGGCCAGGCGGATAATCGCCTCTGTGTCACCATTGGCGACTCTTTGACGCAATGGCTACCCCCAGGAATCTTTGTGGGCGATCGCCTCTGGCTCAATCAGGGCATCAGTGGCGACAATACGGCTCGCATTCGCCGGCGGATTGGCCTGTTGGAGGGGACTCGCCCCAGTACCATTTTCTTGATGGCAGGGGTGAATGACTTGATTGCGGGCCGCTCGGTTCAGGAAGTGCTGTTTAATCAGCAAGATATTATCCATCAGTTGCGATCGCGCTATCCTCAGGCCCAAGTCGTGGTGCAGTCGATTCTGCCGACGGATCACCAGGCGGTGAGTAATGAGGATATCCGAGCGGTGAATCGTGAGTTAGCACAGATTGCTCGTCGTCAAGGGGCGGTGTTTCTGGATCTCTATCCCCATTTTAGTGATGAGGTGGGTCGGATGCGCGGGGAGTTTAGCACCGATGGCATTCATTTGAGCGATCGCGGTTATGAACTCTGGCAAACCTTTTTGCAGCAAATGGAGGACCAACTGGCCCGAGATCCGTCGGCGTTGAACCGAATCTAG
- a CDS encoding photosystem I reaction center protein subunit XI — MTTSTSNQMVKPYKGDPQMGHLSTPISDSAFTRTFIGNLPAYRPGLSPLLRGLEIGMAHGYFIGGPWVKLGTQRGTEFANLNGLICGGTLLLIATACLAAYGLVTFQGGKGNSKDSLQTSEGWSQFTAGFFIGGMGSAFLAFFLLENFGAVDAILRGLVNN; from the coding sequence ATGACGACTTCCACCAGCAATCAGATGGTGAAGCCTTATAAGGGCGACCCTCAGATGGGTCATCTGTCCACCCCCATTAGCGACTCTGCGTTCACTCGCACCTTCATCGGCAACCTTCCCGCCTACCGTCCCGGTTTGTCCCCTCTGTTGCGCGGACTAGAGATTGGCATGGCTCACGGCTACTTCATCGGTGGCCCTTGGGTTAAACTCGGAACCCAACGGGGTACAGAGTTCGCCAACCTCAACGGCTTAATTTGTGGCGGAACCCTCTTGCTCATTGCCACCGCTTGTTTGGCCGCCTACGGGTTGGTCACGTTCCAAGGCGGCAAAGGGAACAGCAAGGATTCCCTCCAAACCTCCGAGGGCTGGAGTCAGTTCACGGCTGGATTTTTCATTGGTGGCATGGGTAGCGCATTCTTAGCCTTTTTCTTGTTAGAAAACTTTGGTGCCGTTGATGCCATTCTTCGCGGCTTGGTGAATAACTAA
- a CDS encoding photosystem I reaction center subunit VIII: MTGDYAASYLPWILIPMVCWLMPVVTMGLLFIYIEKEA, from the coding sequence ATGACTGGTGATTACGCTGCTTCCTACCTTCCCTGGATTCTCATTCCGATGGTCTGCTGGCTGATGCCGGTGGTCACCATGGGACTGCTATTTATTTACATTGAAAAAGAAGCTTAG
- the gnd gene encoding decarboxylating NADP(+)-dependent phosphogluconate dehydrogenase: protein MALQNFGVIGLAVMGENLALNVESKGFSVAVYNRTSATTKAFMEKRAQGKNVKATYSIEEFVGALERPRRILLMVKAGGPVDAVIEQLKPLLEPGDMIIDGGNSLYEDTDRRVEYLEAADLRFIGMGVSGGEEGALYGPSLMPGGTKAAYDEIEAIVTKIAAQVDDGPCVTYIGPKGAGHYVKMVHNGIEYGDMQLIAEAYDLLKNVLGLSNDQLHEVFTQWNQTEELDSFLIDITADIFTKKDDQGDGFLIDKILDAAGQKGTGRWTVVSSLELGVAIPTIGAAVNARILSSIKEERTAASKQLAAPVSKFNGDTESFVDKVRDALYCSKMCSYAQGMALLGKASEQFGYDLDLGEIARIWKGGCIIKAGFLNKIKRAFDENPNLPNLLLAPEFKQTILDRQGAWREVLMTASGLGIPVPAFGASLDYFDSYRRDRLPQNLTQAQRDYFGAHTYERIDTPRGESFHADWSS, encoded by the coding sequence ATGGCATTACAAAATTTTGGTGTAATTGGACTGGCGGTCATGGGGGAAAATCTCGCCCTCAATGTTGAAAGTAAGGGCTTCTCTGTGGCCGTGTACAACCGCACCAGCGCCACCACAAAAGCCTTCATGGAAAAGCGGGCCCAGGGCAAAAATGTCAAAGCCACCTATTCCATCGAAGAGTTTGTCGGTGCGTTAGAGCGTCCTCGGCGTATCCTGCTGATGGTGAAAGCTGGGGGGCCTGTTGATGCAGTGATTGAACAACTCAAGCCGCTCCTCGAACCTGGGGATATGATTATTGATGGGGGGAATTCCCTCTATGAAGATACCGATCGCCGGGTGGAGTATCTCGAAGCCGCTGATTTACGCTTTATCGGCATGGGGGTCAGTGGGGGCGAAGAAGGGGCCCTCTACGGCCCGAGCCTGATGCCTGGAGGCACGAAGGCCGCCTATGATGAAATCGAGGCGATCGTCACGAAAATCGCGGCTCAGGTGGATGATGGCCCCTGTGTCACCTATATCGGCCCCAAAGGTGCCGGTCACTATGTGAAAATGGTGCATAACGGCATTGAGTACGGGGATATGCAGCTCATTGCTGAAGCCTATGACCTGCTCAAGAATGTTCTGGGCTTGAGCAATGACCAGTTGCATGAGGTGTTTACGCAATGGAATCAAACGGAGGAACTGGACTCCTTCCTGATTGATATTACCGCTGACATCTTTACCAAAAAAGATGACCAAGGGGATGGCTTCCTGATTGATAAAATCTTGGATGCTGCTGGACAGAAGGGAACTGGGCGCTGGACGGTGGTGAGTTCTCTGGAATTGGGGGTTGCCATTCCCACCATTGGCGCAGCGGTAAATGCTCGCATTCTTTCCTCGATTAAGGAGGAACGCACGGCGGCCTCGAAACAACTTGCTGCACCGGTGAGTAAGTTTAATGGGGATACGGAATCCTTTGTGGATAAGGTGCGTGATGCCCTCTACTGCTCCAAAATGTGTTCCTACGCTCAGGGGATGGCTCTGTTGGGGAAAGCCTCAGAACAGTTTGGCTATGATCTGGATTTGGGTGAAATTGCTCGAATTTGGAAAGGGGGTTGTATTATCAAGGCGGGCTTTTTGAACAAAATCAAACGGGCCTTTGATGAGAACCCTAACCTGCCTAATTTGCTTTTAGCACCGGAGTTTAAGCAGACAATTCTCGATCGCCAAGGAGCGTGGCGGGAAGTGTTGATGACCGCCAGTGGCTTAGGGATTCCGGTTCCAGCGTTTGGTGCCTCTCTGGACTATTTTGACAGCTATCGCCGCGATCGCCTCCCGCAAAATCTCACCCAAGCACAACGGGATTACTTCGGCGCTCACACCTATGAGCGAATCGATACGCCTCGGGGTGAATCCTTCCACGCTGATTGGTCGAGTTAG
- a CDS encoding Ycf66 family protein, giving the protein MLAYFLAIAVGLGSFVLFMAAFFFPEVYRKGDFIWSGVGFFYALVLWFCAGRFTGAILLGQGASVALIGWLGWQTLRLRRDVTPQGQQTPTEAIAEKGAKGWFKGKTTQSPSAAPAEEEATDRSDSETSNEEMAQPDSEPATEPVTEPVTETTTDTAAAKPLESELREETTTDRPTATTTEADSAKPDEDTAAEPSSSQDSPEPEPEITSDSPESDSEETPAEPVAAPKAASKAKPKFWQTGVFAQVGRLLRRKPKATPTTAPLSSESPEADEFDFEEVEDRPETKDSQETVEPPTELPAQPEPPTETTSETTSEAISEAISSVVEPELEVIADDSPAVTEEPESPQEEASEPQETAELTPSQTDAPEAEIPSTDDSDSPESVAAPESEPSDSQLSDTDDSSTAKASEPESLAPEQSELEQPEPEQPELEESESEQPESEETRPSTDAVDGEPKDDEASLSDQPELSEGTSPPTSESESKETPGESDRPEAST; this is encoded by the coding sequence ATGCTTGCCTACTTTCTTGCCATCGCCGTCGGATTGGGGAGCTTCGTGCTGTTTATGGCGGCGTTCTTCTTTCCAGAGGTTTACCGTAAAGGAGATTTTATCTGGAGCGGTGTCGGCTTTTTCTATGCCTTAGTACTTTGGTTTTGCGCGGGACGCTTTACGGGCGCGATTTTACTGGGACAGGGGGCCAGCGTGGCCTTGATTGGCTGGCTCGGCTGGCAAACGCTCCGTTTACGCCGGGATGTGACCCCGCAAGGCCAACAAACCCCAACTGAGGCGATCGCCGAAAAAGGCGCCAAGGGATGGTTCAAAGGTAAGACAACTCAATCCCCCTCCGCCGCACCTGCTGAGGAAGAGGCGACGGACAGATCTGACAGCGAGACATCTAACGAGGAGATGGCTCAACCTGACAGCGAACCCGCCACTGAACCCGTCACTGAACCCGTCACTGAGACCACAACTGACACCGCCGCTGCGAAACCATTGGAGTCAGAGCTAAGGGAAGAGACGACCACAGATCGCCCCACAGCAACGACAACCGAAGCTGACTCAGCTAAACCGGACGAGGACACAGCAGCCGAGCCGTCCTCCTCCCAAGATTCCCCTGAGCCAGAACCGGAGATAACTTCAGATTCTCCTGAGTCCGATTCAGAGGAAACCCCAGCCGAACCGGTTGCTGCCCCCAAAGCTGCCTCCAAAGCCAAACCCAAGTTCTGGCAGACAGGGGTTTTTGCGCAAGTGGGACGTTTGTTACGGCGCAAACCTAAGGCCACCCCAACGACTGCACCTCTTTCCTCGGAGAGTCCAGAAGCTGATGAGTTTGATTTTGAGGAGGTTGAAGACAGGCCAGAGACGAAAGACTCTCAGGAAACCGTCGAACCCCCAACTGAGCTGCCGGCCCAACCTGAACCTCCCACTGAGACAACGTCAGAGACGACATCTGAGGCGATATCTGAGGCGATATCATCTGTGGTTGAGCCAGAGTTAGAGGTCATTGCTGACGACTCCCCAGCGGTGACTGAGGAGCCGGAATCCCCCCAAGAGGAAGCGTCAGAGCCACAGGAAACGGCCGAACTGACCCCATCCCAAACAGATGCTCCCGAGGCAGAAATCCCATCCACTGATGATTCAGACAGTCCTGAATCGGTGGCTGCACCGGAGTCAGAACCGTCAGACTCGCAACTGTCAGACACTGATGACAGTTCCACCGCGAAGGCATCAGAACCTGAATCGCTAGCGCCAGAACAATCTGAACTAGAGCAGCCTGAGCCAGAACAACCGGAACTAGAGGAGTCTGAGTCAGAGCAGCCTGAGTCAGAAGAAACGCGCCCCAGCACTGACGCAGTGGATGGCGAGCCAAAGGATGATGAGGCTTCCCTTTCAGACCAACCAGAGCTATCTGAGGGAACTTCCCCCCCAACATCCGAGTCAGAGAGTAAAGAGACGCCAGGTGAATCTGATCGCCCTGAGGCATCGACATAA